A section of the Harmonia axyridis chromosome 2, icHarAxyr1.1, whole genome shotgun sequence genome encodes:
- the LOC123672186 gene encoding tubulin polyglutamylase complex subunit 2-like translates to MNNLGFFVDKVSEDSFYQNLLIGLPNVLDRLPNIHEKKLKRFPPVTKSQVKMWENANSVNLPQDLHDFYLSCNGLSYTYTFSYEPTNRDDQKSNELYAKININPIESLNLFDGYETKATARIFHDGIFYKLELSPDSKVFELSNDVYFKVALVYTEPNAVPTVWVYKNRIFYFIANDVTTYLKMAIAHLGAPGWQFIFSPLALPGRSREMLNVIAPGILNRNYDSVLSGNNVTELNKININIFNATDEEIDETKKCNETLLNKKFSANTIGRKSSNATIGKKSSSTTIGRKASSVVSSNSEKLKRRTCSKRRPFTPRF, encoded by the exons AT gAACAACTTAGGATTTTTCGTTGATAAGGTCTCGGAGGATTCCTTTTATCAAAACTTATTAATTGGTCTACCAAATGTCTTAGATAGACTGCCAAACATACAcgagaaaaaactgaaaaggtTCCCACCAGTGACAAAATCGCAAGTGAAAATGTGGGAAAACGCAAACAGCGTCAATTTACCACAAGATCTTCACGATTTCTACCTGTCCTGCAACGGACTATCATACACTTATACTTTCTCTTATGAACCTACCAATAGGGACGATCAGAAGTCGAATGAATTATATGCAAAAATCAATATTAACCCTATCGAATCTCTCAATTTGTTTGACGGTTATGAAACTAAGGCTACTGCAAGGATTTTCCATGATGGGATCTTTTATAAATTGGAGCTGAGCCCAGATAGTAAAGTATTCGAGTTATCTAATGATGTATATTTCAAAGTGGCACTTGTCTATACTGAACCAAATGCTGTGCCAACGGTATGGGTCTATAAgaatagaatattttattttattgctaATGATGTAACAACATATTTAAAGATGGCCATTGCACATTTGGGGGCACCTGGTTGGCAGTTTATTTTTTCTCCACTCGCACTACCAGGAAGAAGTAGAGAAATGCTGAATGTAATAGCTCCGGGTATCCTCAACAGAAACTATGATTCCGTTCTATCAGGCAACAATGTTACAGAATTAAACAAAATTAATATCAACATTTTCAATGCTACAGATGAAGAAATTGATGAAACTAAAAAATGTAATGAGacattattgaacaaaaaatttagTGCGAATACTATTGGTCGTAAATCCAGTAATGCaactattggaaaaaaatctaGTTCAACAACAATAGGTAGGAAGGCAAGTTCTGTTGTGTCATCTAATTCTGAGAAATTAAAAAGAAGAACATGTTCGAAACGAAGACCATTTACTCCTAGGTTTTAA